One Tunturibacter gelidoferens genomic region harbors:
- a CDS encoding nucleotidyltransferase family protein — MKFETMQKPLSTEQQMRHAVLLTFCDPLPDQCSLLQHISHEDWKKLLHWLDTSGLALYFLDRMLEVQRSDLLPPVVLARLQQNYNDNIARTQRLMTESNAIHREFQNSQLSYATLKGFSLWPLSVSKPWLRSQLDLDFLIEEDHLVEARQILEQRGYYLHAVSGKSWEFKRVHTPGRSVKDLYKPLPLRCVELHAESNDQSLPSVLARKDVLDFNGVSIPVLSRSDLFLAQGLHLFKHLLSEFSRTAHFIEFYRHVLARHQDDLFWKEVRAAAEESPGAALALGVIIILTTQVMDDFAPEALANWTVHLVRPRVRFWLSLYGSKSVLTSFPGCKLYLLLQRELEREGISSKRPLRRSLMPLSLPPAIAHAPPHETVPDQVRRHFTQISFIWFRLRFHLFEGVRYFCESIKWRQRIRKLAL, encoded by the coding sequence ATGAAATTCGAGACGATGCAAAAGCCACTGAGCACCGAGCAACAGATGCGGCACGCTGTGCTGCTGACCTTCTGCGACCCGCTTCCGGATCAATGTTCGCTACTGCAACATATCTCCCATGAGGATTGGAAGAAGCTATTACATTGGCTGGACACCAGCGGTCTTGCGTTGTACTTTTTGGATCGGATGCTGGAAGTACAACGATCCGACCTCCTACCGCCAGTAGTACTAGCGCGTCTGCAGCAGAATTACAACGACAACATCGCCCGCACTCAGCGCTTGATGACCGAATCGAATGCGATTCACCGTGAGTTTCAAAACTCACAGCTCTCTTATGCAACCCTGAAAGGGTTCTCGCTCTGGCCCCTCTCAGTGTCCAAGCCGTGGCTGCGATCGCAATTAGACTTGGATTTCTTGATAGAAGAGGATCATTTAGTCGAAGCGCGTCAGATTTTGGAACAGCGAGGTTATTACCTCCATGCGGTGAGCGGCAAGAGCTGGGAATTCAAGAGAGTCCATACTCCAGGCAGATCTGTGAAAGATTTATACAAACCTCTTCCCTTGCGTTGCGTAGAGCTCCACGCTGAAAGCAACGATCAAAGCCTTCCTTCAGTGCTCGCACGAAAAGATGTACTCGACTTCAATGGTGTCTCCATCCCAGTTCTTTCTCGAAGTGATCTATTCCTTGCGCAGGGGTTGCACCTGTTCAAACATTTACTCAGCGAGTTCTCAAGGACTGCACACTTCATCGAATTCTACCGGCATGTGCTCGCTCGCCATCAAGATGATCTCTTTTGGAAAGAAGTCCGAGCAGCGGCTGAGGAGAGTCCAGGGGCAGCTTTGGCACTTGGAGTCATTATTATCTTGACTACTCAGGTTATGGATGATTTCGCTCCTGAAGCCCTTGCAAACTGGACGGTTCATCTCGTCCGCCCCCGCGTGCGTTTCTGGTTGAGTCTGTACGGAAGCAAGTCTGTCCTTACCAGCTTTCCCGGCTGCAAGCTTTACCTACTGCTCCAGAGAGAGCTCGAACGAGAAGGCATATCCTCGAAGCGGCCGCTCCGGCGGTCACTGATGCCGCTAAGCTTGCCGCCGGCAATTGCCCATGCGCCTCCGCACGAGACAGTCCCTGATCAAGTCCGACGACACTTCACGCAGATTAGCTTTATATGGTTCCGTCTCAGGTTTCACCTGTTCGAAGGTGTCCGCTACTTCTGCGAGTCGATCAAGTGGCGTCAGCGGATACGTAAGCTTGCGCTTTGA
- a CDS encoding metallophosphoesterase family protein: MGRHRPTLDDGWWCAHLEVIGAGDEGRRPKSPQVGRFPFVQISDSHIGFNKGANPNVTGTLTKAIDRVNVVPAWMKAPDFMIHTGDITQNSKAAEFDTAAQVIKSAQADEVFYVPASMTSSTMANSTSSVSARYPSQWLVYPSRSRKYRNGQPGDRNE; encoded by the coding sequence GTGGGCAGGCACCGACCTACTCTGGACGATGGCTGGTGGTGTGCCCACCTCGAAGTTATTGGCGCAGGCGATGAAGGGCGGCGCCCCAAAAGCCCCCAAGTCGGAAGATTTCCCTTCGTCCAGATTAGCGACAGTCACATCGGCTTCAACAAGGGAGCAAACCCGAATGTCACGGGGACGCTCACCAAAGCGATCGACAGGGTTAACGTGGTTCCGGCCTGGATGAAAGCGCCGGACTTCATGATCCATACCGGCGATATTACCCAGAACTCGAAGGCAGCCGAGTTTGATACTGCGGCCCAGGTGATTAAGAGCGCGCAGGCGGACGAGGTCTTTTATGTCCCGGCGAGCATGACTTCATCAACGATGGCGAACAGTACAAGCAGCGTTTCGGCAAGGTACCCAAGCCAATGGCTGGTATATCCCTCACGCTCACGAAAATATCGCAACGGGCAGCCGGGAGATCGCAATGAATAA
- a CDS encoding phytanoyl-CoA dioxygenase family protein — protein MKSFRTIFARDLDSVSLKSEMETYGYVFIRDLMPKGDLEQLLSDMIGIASDEGWTIEGSAPSDRIANPAMACFDPDPKYKQAANRAFRLEQLHALTHHPILTDVMKRLAGPRLLVHPKPIARMIFPNCEGALLGAHQDNSGIAGSSDSYTVWMPLHDCLHGQGTLEIKEASHLSGLLTTEGYIKPETAPGGDWIGGGINAGDAVFFHSLTVHRSTLSTSSQLRFSVDCRFQSYDEAVSPLEIVFPNQAKGGRTWEATYADWKHDDLKYYWRDLPLRLKPSVAELTAQAEKADSPEKRLRYKTTVELIEREIPMLVH, from the coding sequence ATGAAATCATTTCGCACGATCTTTGCTAGAGATCTGGATTCCGTATCTCTCAAGAGTGAGATGGAGACTTACGGATACGTCTTCATCCGAGACCTGATGCCGAAAGGAGACCTGGAGCAGCTCCTCAGCGATATGATCGGCATTGCATCGGACGAGGGCTGGACGATCGAGGGGTCCGCACCATCGGACCGCATCGCGAATCCCGCCATGGCGTGCTTCGATCCTGACCCGAAATATAAGCAGGCCGCAAATCGCGCGTTCCGCTTGGAGCAGCTCCACGCGTTGACGCATCATCCAATATTGACCGATGTGATGAAGCGACTTGCGGGGCCGCGTCTTTTGGTTCATCCCAAGCCCATTGCACGGATGATCTTCCCCAACTGCGAGGGCGCCCTTTTGGGTGCGCATCAGGACAACTCGGGGATTGCGGGAAGCTCTGACAGCTACACAGTATGGATGCCGCTCCATGATTGTCTCCACGGACAGGGGACGCTCGAGATCAAGGAAGCATCGCATCTTTCGGGGCTTCTAACCACGGAGGGATATATCAAGCCGGAAACAGCTCCGGGAGGCGATTGGATAGGCGGGGGGATCAATGCGGGAGATGCTGTCTTCTTTCACAGCCTGACGGTGCATAGGTCGACACTCAGTACTTCCAGCCAGCTCCGTTTTTCGGTGGATTGCCGGTTTCAAAGCTATGACGAAGCCGTCTCACCGCTCGAGATCGTGTTTCCCAATCAGGCTAAAGGCGGACGAACCTGGGAAGCCACCTATGCGGACTGGAAGCATGACGATTTGAAGTACTATTGGCGCGATTTGCCTTTGCGTCTAAAGCCCTCGGTGGCCGAGCTAACCGCGCAGGCCGAGAAAGCTGACAGTCCCGAAAAGCGACTTCGCTACAAGACTACCGTGGAACTGATTGAGCGAGAGATTCCCATGCTGGTGCACTGA
- a CDS encoding SLC13 family permease — MVQAMQAAAEVGGAEKTETSTRKIVGFITAVAAPVLIWFAPLHFAANSKHALAVAAFMIVAWIAEPIPHALTGLIGCYLFWVLKVVKFDVAFSGFADQTPWFLFGAGLFGMMATKTGLGRRLAYLIIRRVGTSYSRLLLGIILTSFLLTFLVPSGIACVVIMASVALGLMQVFGLGPGSNVGKGIFITLTYTAGCFDKMVIAGPSTILGRGLIEKGANVHIYYGLWLLAFFPCAVVTIFGIWRLVLWLYPPEDAALTRGAAFLREEVDRMGPWTRMEKRALFLMLLAIALWMTDLLHHISPAVIGLGVGLFACLPRVGVLDEKDMKKVNYLLVFFVAAAVSMGTVLVQTGALRTMTAIMFDWMRPLIVSSSFALALVPYWTAFVYHIFLGNEIGMLATSMPGLMSFAQASGIHPLPLGLIWAFAAGGKIFVYQSGVLVVGYSYGYFTAKDVFRVGLCVTVIESLVLLLLVPFYWPLIGIS, encoded by the coding sequence ATGGTACAAGCGATGCAAGCCGCCGCCGAAGTTGGCGGAGCGGAGAAGACCGAAACCTCCACGCGAAAGATCGTCGGCTTCATCACAGCCGTCGCTGCGCCGGTTTTGATCTGGTTCGCTCCGCTCCACTTCGCCGCCAACTCCAAACACGCCCTCGCCGTAGCGGCTTTCATGATCGTCGCCTGGATCGCCGAGCCGATCCCTCATGCGCTCACCGGCCTGATCGGGTGCTATCTCTTCTGGGTGCTCAAGGTCGTCAAGTTCGACGTAGCGTTCAGCGGATTTGCGGATCAAACTCCCTGGTTTCTCTTTGGCGCCGGGCTTTTCGGCATGATGGCGACCAAGACCGGCCTGGGCCGCCGCCTTGCCTACCTCATCATCCGGCGAGTCGGAACCAGTTATTCGCGTCTCCTTCTTGGCATCATCCTTACGTCGTTTCTGCTTACCTTCCTGGTCCCTTCGGGAATCGCCTGCGTCGTCATCATGGCCTCGGTCGCTCTGGGCCTGATGCAGGTCTTCGGACTTGGCCCCGGCAGCAACGTCGGCAAGGGAATCTTCATCACTCTCACGTATACCGCCGGCTGTTTTGACAAGATGGTCATCGCCGGTCCCTCTACTATTCTGGGGCGCGGCCTGATCGAAAAGGGAGCCAACGTCCATATCTACTACGGCCTGTGGCTCCTGGCTTTCTTTCCCTGCGCGGTGGTGACGATCTTCGGCATCTGGCGGCTCGTCCTGTGGCTCTACCCTCCGGAGGATGCGGCGTTGACGCGCGGAGCTGCATTTCTTCGCGAGGAAGTCGACAGGATGGGACCCTGGACGCGGATGGAAAAGAGAGCCCTGTTCCTGATGCTGCTCGCCATCGCACTCTGGATGACGGACCTGCTTCACCACATCTCACCGGCCGTTATCGGTCTAGGCGTTGGCCTCTTTGCCTGCCTGCCTCGCGTCGGTGTGCTCGACGAGAAGGACATGAAGAAGGTCAACTATCTGCTTGTCTTCTTTGTGGCTGCAGCCGTTAGCATGGGGACGGTGCTCGTCCAGACAGGAGCCCTGCGCACCATGACGGCCATCATGTTCGACTGGATGAGGCCGCTGATCGTCTCTAGCAGTTTCGCCCTGGCTCTGGTGCCATACTGGACGGCCTTCGTCTACCACATCTTTCTTGGCAATGAGATTGGCATGCTCGCCACCTCCATGCCGGGCCTGATGAGCTTCGCACAAGCCAGCGGCATTCACCCGCTTCCTCTGGGGTTAATCTGGGCTTTCGCCGCCGGCGGCAAGATCTTCGTGTACCAGTCCGGTGTCCTGGTCGTCGGCTATTCCTATGGCTACTTCACCGCGAAAGATGTCTTTCGCGTTGGCCTGTGCGTAACTGTGATCGAGTCGCTTGTGCTCCTCCTGCTTGTCCCTTTTTATTGGCCGCTGATAGGAATCAGCTGA
- a CDS encoding aldolase, with protein MVSKRQGTQIVTIQEIERACDNSQPLDYSRPELPKSELSLARTFYPYGFPVEVKTNSVDVLNVLEGIWGEFEQRYNTVPINSEVHAVMSDSLDCPPLPVYRLMSSSFITIADKNNYGIVDMERNIAQICLSDAALRHKLYAGYYFLGTPIACIASSHTTPLHAGCVALDGRGVLLCGDSGAGKSTLSYACARKGWTYISDDKSYLLSCGEDRVVAGNCHRVRFRPTAAELFPEIGELKMMPPAAGKPSVEMQTSMIPGLTCSQATKVDFIVFLNRLSEGGQGVTPYRKDVTRHFVRQMLFGPPNTLDRQYEAIERLLTADVFELRYKDLNWAVHRLEKLVHDGQ; from the coding sequence TTGGTCTCTAAAAGACAAGGTACTCAAATAGTGACAATCCAGGAGATCGAACGCGCGTGTGATAACTCACAACCACTGGACTATTCCAGGCCCGAGCTGCCGAAATCCGAGCTCTCGCTGGCCAGGACTTTCTATCCATATGGATTTCCAGTCGAAGTCAAGACAAACTCAGTCGATGTACTTAACGTGCTCGAGGGCATCTGGGGAGAATTCGAGCAACGATACAACACGGTTCCCATCAATTCAGAAGTGCATGCGGTGATGAGTGACTCTCTCGACTGTCCGCCCTTGCCCGTGTACCGCCTTATGTCATCGTCGTTTATAACTATCGCGGACAAAAACAACTACGGCATCGTTGATATGGAGCGGAATATTGCGCAGATATGCTTATCGGATGCAGCTCTTCGTCACAAGCTATACGCGGGATATTACTTCCTCGGAACCCCGATCGCCTGCATCGCTTCCTCTCACACAACGCCGCTTCATGCAGGATGCGTGGCTCTGGACGGGCGTGGTGTGCTGCTCTGCGGAGACTCAGGTGCGGGAAAGTCTACATTATCTTACGCATGTGCACGAAAGGGGTGGACGTACATCTCCGACGATAAAAGTTATCTCTTGAGCTGCGGCGAAGATCGGGTGGTCGCAGGCAACTGCCATCGGGTACGGTTTCGGCCCACTGCGGCTGAACTGTTCCCGGAGATCGGTGAGCTAAAGATGATGCCACCAGCGGCTGGTAAACCATCCGTTGAAATGCAGACATCAATGATCCCTGGCTTGACCTGCTCCCAGGCAACGAAGGTGGATTTCATCGTGTTCTTGAATCGGCTTTCGGAAGGCGGGCAGGGCGTTACACCTTATCGCAAGGACGTAACGCGCCACTTTGTCCGCCAAATGCTCTTTGGACCACCAAATACACTTGATCGTCAGTATGAGGCTATTGAACGATTGTTGACTGCCGACGTCTTCGAGTTGCGTTACAAAGATCTAAACTGGGCAGTTCATCGGCTGGAGAAGCTGGTGCACGACGGGCAATAG
- a CDS encoding UbiD family decarboxylase has product MQSRDLRDWIRAAEVLGELKHIDGADWDVEIGAITELGHHRGEQSHALLFDRIKGYPEGYRVLSNTLNTTKRLAMTLHMDTNYTRLQFVKDIKKHITELTYIKPEVVTDGPIMENVFEGEDIDMFKFPTPKWHELDGGRYLGTGSVDITRDPDEGWVNLGTYRVMIHDRNTLGFFISPGKQGRIMREKYFAKGQSCKLAVSFGHDPLLYLAGGMEIPYGVSEYEWVGGLQGAPVPVIHGAYTSLPFPASSEIVVECEAIPGENMNEGPFGEWTGYYASNMRPEPTMKVKRLYHRNNPIILGAPPTRPPCEFNYMRCFMRSALIWQELEKAGVPDVTGVWCHESGGSRLLTFVSIKQRYPGHARQAGMIAAYCHAGAYLGRYTVVVDDDIDVTNTDDVLWAIATRSNPEADIEIIRRSWSGSLDPIIPIADRGHSSRAVIDACRPYEWLKDFPPVAESSPEVRRAAQEKWGKILAEPGSSKRT; this is encoded by the coding sequence ATGCAAAGTAGAGACTTGCGCGACTGGATTCGCGCAGCCGAGGTGCTGGGCGAGTTGAAGCATATCGACGGTGCCGACTGGGATGTTGAGATCGGAGCAATTACGGAACTTGGCCATCATCGTGGCGAGCAGAGCCACGCGCTTCTCTTCGATCGGATCAAGGGTTATCCCGAGGGATATCGTGTCCTATCGAACACCCTGAACACCACCAAGCGCCTGGCCATGACCCTTCACATGGACACAAACTACACACGGCTGCAGTTTGTGAAGGACATCAAGAAGCACATCACCGAGCTTACCTACATCAAACCCGAGGTAGTCACCGATGGTCCGATCATGGAAAACGTCTTTGAAGGCGAAGACATCGACATGTTCAAGTTCCCCACGCCCAAGTGGCACGAGCTCGACGGCGGTCGCTATCTTGGCACCGGCTCGGTGGACATCACACGCGATCCCGACGAAGGCTGGGTGAACCTCGGGACGTATCGGGTGATGATCCACGATCGCAATACCCTCGGGTTCTTTATCTCGCCGGGCAAACAAGGTCGCATCATGCGTGAGAAGTACTTCGCCAAGGGGCAGTCCTGCAAACTCGCCGTCTCCTTTGGCCATGATCCTCTACTCTACCTGGCCGGTGGAATGGAAATACCGTACGGCGTCTCCGAGTACGAGTGGGTGGGTGGCCTTCAAGGCGCGCCCGTGCCGGTCATCCACGGCGCATACACAAGCCTGCCCTTCCCGGCCTCCTCCGAGATCGTCGTCGAGTGCGAAGCCATTCCCGGCGAAAACATGAACGAAGGTCCCTTCGGCGAATGGACCGGATACTACGCCAGCAACATGCGCCCCGAGCCGACAATGAAGGTGAAGCGGCTCTACCATCGCAACAATCCGATCATTCTTGGAGCACCGCCCACCCGCCCGCCCTGCGAGTTCAATTACATGCGCTGCTTCATGAGGTCCGCGCTGATCTGGCAGGAGCTCGAGAAGGCCGGCGTCCCGGACGTGACCGGCGTCTGGTGTCACGAGTCGGGCGGAAGCCGTCTGCTGACCTTCGTCTCCATCAAACAGCGGTACCCCGGCCACGCCCGCCAGGCGGGAATGATCGCCGCCTACTGCCACGCCGGCGCCTATCTTGGTCGCTACACCGTCGTCGTGGACGATGACATCGATGTCACCAATACCGACGACGTTCTCTGGGCCATCGCCACCCGGTCTAACCCCGAAGCGGATATCGAGATCATCCGTCGCAGTTGGAGCGGCTCGCTCGATCCGATCATCCCCATTGCAGACCGCGGACACAGTTCGCGTGCGGTCATCGACGCCTGCAGGCCGTACGAGTGGCTGAAGGACTTTCCTCCGGTCGCCGAATCGAGTCCGGAGGTCCGGCGCGCTGCACAGGAAAAGTGGGGCAAGATCCTCGCCGAACCTGGCTCCAGCAAACGGACCTAG
- a CDS encoding SOS response-associated peptidase family protein yields the protein MTGLWKSWNDPATRQPLETFTIITTDPNEVMEPLLGHPQIFSGHPWCLWMPPQTTALRCICNICGARESMQFALQDFGPANPLKIRRMNLANVPP from the coding sequence ATGACAGGACTGTGGAAGAGCTGGAACGACCCCGCTACCCGACAGCCGCTTGAGACGTTCACGATCATCACGACAGACCCTAACGAAGTCATGGAACCCTTGCTAGGCCACCCGCAGATCTTCTCAGGCCATCCTTGGTGCCTTTGGATGCCACCCCAGACGACAGCGTTACGGTGCATATGCAATATTTGCGGCGCTCGTGAGTCCATGCAGTTCGCGCTGCAGGATTTCGGCCCTGCCAATCCATTGAAGATCCGCAGGATGAACCTGGCTAACGTTCCCCCTTAG
- a CDS encoding acyltransferase family protein, giving the protein MTYAHSTRFTNHDSSGKRIHQLDGLRAIAVLMVFTSHAFRSELLWSGVDLFFMLSGFLITGVLLELRRQTTCGRYIATFYARRCQRILPPYILALAVTSVLFGAAWIHHWYLYLFLMNTAAFRAYAPSFHGILWSLAVEEQFYIIWPILVYGLSERALAWLSAAMIVAAPVFRCIATVCFPHRWSIHTGLPFRIDLLAAGALIQLVWRHRRWLIHRFGSNGQWVCAITATALCVLSSHPWFQPGADTVLANVWLYEFILLTYAGALVWTLSGHRVGLLQARPMVFLGRISYSVYLIHVAALGFTRRFTTHYVVSAIVAFGITVCYAAASWKWLEQPALRWNFVQRNTAGHHFGSAVGKEKPVNDQEKGGARRSASL; this is encoded by the coding sequence ATGACATACGCGCACAGCACACGCTTCACCAATCATGATTCATCTGGAAAGCGCATCCACCAGTTGGATGGACTCAGAGCCATCGCCGTCCTGATGGTTTTTACGAGTCACGCATTTCGCTCGGAGTTACTTTGGAGCGGTGTGGACCTTTTTTTCATGCTTTCCGGCTTCCTCATCACCGGAGTTCTACTGGAGCTCCGGCGACAGACCACTTGCGGCAGATACATTGCCACCTTCTATGCTCGAAGATGCCAAAGGATTCTTCCGCCGTACATCCTGGCGTTGGCGGTTACCTCCGTATTGTTCGGCGCAGCTTGGATCCATCACTGGTATCTCTATCTTTTCCTGATGAACACGGCTGCCTTTCGCGCTTACGCCCCATCTTTCCATGGGATTCTTTGGTCGCTCGCGGTGGAGGAGCAGTTCTACATAATCTGGCCGATTTTGGTCTACGGACTGAGTGAGAGGGCGCTTGCATGGCTGTCTGCGGCTATGATCGTCGCTGCCCCTGTGTTTCGTTGCATAGCCACAGTCTGCTTCCCACACCGATGGTCTATTCACACCGGCTTACCATTTCGAATCGATCTCTTGGCGGCCGGCGCATTGATCCAGTTGGTCTGGCGCCACCGCCGGTGGCTGATACATCGCTTCGGCTCTAACGGACAGTGGGTCTGCGCGATCACAGCAACTGCTCTGTGTGTTCTCTCGTCCCATCCATGGTTTCAGCCTGGCGCTGATACTGTTTTGGCGAACGTCTGGTTGTACGAGTTTATTCTCTTGACCTACGCGGGAGCACTCGTATGGACACTAAGCGGTCACCGCGTCGGGCTCCTGCAGGCCAGGCCAATGGTGTTTCTCGGACGTATAAGCTATTCGGTTTATCTCATCCATGTCGCCGCACTCGGATTCACGCGAAGATTCACGACTCACTATGTGGTTTCGGCCATCGTGGCCTTCGGAATAACGGTCTGCTATGCCGCCGCGTCCTGGAAGTGGCTGGAACAGCCGGCACTGAGATGGAATTTCGTCCAACGAAACACCGCTGGTCATCATTTCGGTTCGGCAGTGGGCAAAGAGAAGCCCGTGAATGACCAAGAGAAGGGCGGTGCCCGAAGGAGTGCCTCGCTATGA
- a CDS encoding acyltransferase family protein has translation MNKTIYPLTSVRFFAASLVLIHHSVRVFLPAFSAKEAHLARGDIAGILSLAFPVSVSFFFLLSGYVLSYVYLHDGQTVDKSKFFAARLARLYPLYFVMLILDTPKLLAGEVERHGVKLGLAMTGEIFAASMVLLQVWYPIELGKINPPSWSLCVEAFFCLCFPVLGVLLWKLRGVQLWMTALLLYVGGQALVWWMRVRLGIGMTVTLPPTHLSTFALGILLARWQTLRRMQTGRPQVQAWHVNTVLWLAVGGILLSVWLVPFWQMPNPYFNGLLAPIYAAFIWALSVMPTLWSRWLCRKWMVALGNASYALYLIHFPILNLFMHFRWVTPVCYLVYLGLCLAISLLSYRYFETPVRLWLLERFADKSRSGRSDLKKATGVSSSICSSKDF, from the coding sequence ATGAATAAAACGATTTACCCTCTAACCTCGGTCCGATTCTTTGCGGCCTCTCTAGTTCTGATTCATCATTCAGTCCGAGTCTTTTTGCCTGCCTTCTCTGCTAAGGAGGCCCATCTGGCTCGGGGCGATATCGCCGGTATACTTTCGCTTGCATTCCCGGTTTCGGTGAGTTTCTTCTTTCTTCTTTCAGGCTATGTATTGAGCTATGTGTACTTGCATGACGGACAAACGGTCGATAAGAGTAAGTTCTTCGCAGCGCGCTTAGCGCGCCTTTATCCTCTGTACTTCGTTATGCTAATACTCGATACGCCGAAACTTCTAGCGGGAGAAGTAGAGCGGCACGGCGTGAAGCTTGGGCTAGCTATGACAGGGGAGATATTCGCAGCAAGCATGGTGTTGCTGCAGGTCTGGTACCCGATTGAATTAGGTAAGATTAACCCTCCCAGTTGGTCTCTTTGTGTCGAGGCCTTCTTCTGCTTGTGCTTTCCCGTTCTAGGCGTTTTACTTTGGAAATTGCGTGGGGTGCAGCTTTGGATGACCGCATTGCTCTTGTACGTCGGAGGGCAAGCACTGGTTTGGTGGATGAGAGTGCGTTTGGGCATTGGCATGACGGTGACCTTGCCACCGACACACCTATCAACTTTTGCACTCGGGATTCTTCTGGCGCGGTGGCAGACGCTGCGACGGATGCAAACGGGCAGACCGCAGGTCCAAGCATGGCATGTGAACACGGTGTTGTGGCTGGCTGTCGGCGGAATTCTACTAAGTGTCTGGCTGGTTCCCTTCTGGCAGATGCCGAATCCTTATTTCAACGGGCTCCTGGCGCCCATCTATGCGGCCTTTATTTGGGCGTTGTCGGTGATGCCAACACTATGGTCGCGATGGTTGTGTAGGAAATGGATGGTGGCCCTCGGAAATGCTAGCTACGCGCTATACCTCATCCACTTCCCTATTCTCAACTTGTTTATGCACTTTCGATGGGTAACTCCTGTGTGCTATCTGGTGTACCTGGGACTCTGTTTGGCAATAAGTTTGTTGAGTTACCGCTACTTTGAGACGCCTGTAAGGCTCTGGTTACTGGAAAGGTTCGCCGACAAATCGCGATCCGGCCGCAGCGATCTCAAGAAGGCAACTGGAGTCTCATCCAGCATTTGTTCTTCGAAGGACTTTTAG
- a CDS encoding IS6 family transposase (programmed frameshift), with protein MRALDLFKGRHFDQEIIVPCVRWYLRFKLSSRDLVQRMVERGIALTHMTILRWVQRYVPEFEKRWNKYSRPVGGSWRCDETYIKVKGRWTYLYRAVDKLGRTEDFLLSEPRDVTAAKRFFSKAIEKHGTPRVIPLDAYAASHRAVTELKSMGTIARRVGIRSSKYLNNIVEQDHRRIKRIRPMLGFKRFETAAITISGIELTEKIRKRSSRLEACRAEL; from the exons ATGAGAGCACTGGATCTGTTTAAGGGACGGCATTTCGATCAGGAAATCATCGTGCCTTGTGTGCGATGGTATCTCAGATTCAAACTGAGTTCGCGGGACTTAGTCCAAAGGATGGTGGAGCGTGGAATTGCGTTGACGCACATGACAATTCTGCGCTGGGTGCAGCGCTATGTACCGGAGTTCGAGAAGCGCTGGAACAAGTACTCTCGGCCAGTAGGTGGATCATGGCGTTGTGATGAGACCTATATAAAGGTGAAGGGGCGTTGGACCTACTTGTATCGAGCAGTGGATAAGCTGGGTCGAACGGAAGACTTTCTGTTGAGTGAACCGCGCGATGTTACGGCAGCGAAACGCTTCTTCAGTAAAGCGATAGAGAAGCATGGGACACCGCGGGTCATTC CACTCGATGCTTACGCGGCTTCGCATCGAGCCGTCACAGAGTTGAAATCAATGGGAACGATAGCGCGCCGTGTAGGGATAAGGTCCAGCAAGTATTTGAACAATATTGTGGAGCAGGATCATCGCCGCATCAAGCGGATTCGGCCGATGCTCGGGTTCAAGCGATTTGAAACGGCGGCAATAACGATAAGCGGCATCGAGCTTACAGAAAAGATTCGGAAACGCAGTTCAAGACTGGAAGCTTGCCGGGCAGAACTGTAA